One segment of Panicum virgatum strain AP13 chromosome 1K, P.virgatum_v5, whole genome shotgun sequence DNA contains the following:
- the LOC120702465 gene encoding acetolactate synthase 1, chloroplastic-like codes for MATTAAALTGAATTAAVPRPRPRRSAHLPSARRAAAPIRCSAVAPASAAPATPLRPWGPIEPRKGADILVEALERCGVRDVFAYPGGASMEIHQALTRSPVIANHLFRHEQGEAFAASGFARSSGRVGVCVATSGPGATNLVSALADALLDSVPMVAITGQVPRRMIGTDAFQETPIVEVTRSITKHNYLVLDIDDIPRVVQEAFFLASSGRPGPVLVDIPKDIQQQMAVPVWDTPMSLPGYIARLPKPPATELLEQVLRLVGESRRPVLYVGGGCAASGEELRRFVEMTGIPVTTTLMGLGNFPSDDPLSLRMLGMHGTVYANYAVDKADLLLAFGVRFDDRVTGKIEAFASRAKIVHIDIDPAEIGKNKQPHVSICADVKLALQGMNALLEGITSKKSFDFDSWHDELDQQKREFPLGYKTFDEEIQPQYAIQVLDELTKGEAIIATGVGQHQMWAAQYYTYKRPRQWLSSAGLGAMGFGLPAAAGAAVANPGVTVVDIDGDGSFLMNIQELAMIRIENLPVKVFVLNNQHLGMVVQWEDRFYKANRAHTYLGNPENESEIYPDFVTIAKGFNIPAVRVTKKSEVRAAIKKMLETPGPYLLDIIVPHQEHVLPMIPSGGAFKDMILDGDGRTVY; via the coding sequence atggccacgaccgccgccgcgctcaccggcgccgccaccaccgccgccgtgccgaggccgaggccgaggcgcagcGCGCACCTCCCGTccgcccggcgcgccgccgcgcccatccggtgctcggcggtggcgccggcctcGGCCGCCCCCGCCACCCCGCTCCGGCCGTGGGGGCCCATCGAGCCGCGCAAGGGCGCCGACATCCTCGTCGAGGCCCTCGAGCGCTGCGGCGTCCGCGACGTCTTCGCCTACCCCGGCGGCGCGTCCATGGAGATCCACCAGGCGCTCACGCGCTCCCCCGTCATCGCCAACCACCTCTTCCGCCACGAGCAGGGGGAGGCCTTCGCCGCCTCCGGGTTCGCGCGCTCGTCCGGCCGCGTCGGCGTCTGCGTCGCCACCTCGGGCCCCGGCGCCACCAACCTCGTCTCCGCGCTCGCCGACGCGCTGCTCGACTCCGTCCCCATGGTCGCCATCACGGGCCAGGTGCCCCGCCGCATGATCGGCACCGACGCCTTCCAGGAGACGCCCATCGTCGAGGTCACCCGCTCCATCACCAAGCACAACTACCTGGTCCTCGACATCGACGACATCCCGCGCGTCGTGCAGGAGGCCTTCTTCCTCGCCTCCTCTGGGCGCCCGGGCCCGGTGCTCGTCGACATCCCCAAGGACATCCAGCAGCAGATGGCCGTGCCGGTCTGGGATACGCCCATGAGTCTGCCGGGGTACATTGCGCGCCTGCCCAAGCCTCCTGCGACCGAGCTGCTTGAGCAGGTGCTGCGTCTTGTTGGTGAGTCACGGCGCCCTGTGCTTTATGTTGGTGGTGGCTGTGCTGCATCTGGCGAGGAGCTGCGCCGGTTTGTGGAGATGACCGGAATTCCAGTGACAACTACTCTGATGGGCCTCGGCAACTTCCCCAGTGACGACCCGCTGTCTCTGCGAATGCTTGGTATGCATGGTACCGTGTATGCAAATTATGCAGTGGATAAGGCCGACCTGTTGCTTGCATTTGGTGTGCGGTTCGATGATCGTGTGACAGGGAAAATTGAGGCTTTTGCAAGCAGGGCTAAGATTGTGCACATTGACATTGATCCGGCTGAGATTGGTAAGAACAAGCAGCCACATGTGTCCATCTGTGCGGATGTCAAGCTTGCTTTACAGGGCATGAATGCTCTTCTGGAAGGAATCACATCAAAGAAGAGTTTTGACTTCGACTCATGGCACGATGAGTtggatcagcagaagagggaATTCCCCCTGGGGTACAAAACTTTTGATGAGGAGATCCAGCCACAGTATGCTATCCAGGTTCTGGATGAGCTAACAAAAGGGGAGGCCATCATTGCCACTGGTGTTGGGCAGCACCAGATGTGGGCGGCACAGTACTACACTTACAAGCGGCCAAGGCAGTGGTTGTCTTCAGCTGGTCTTGGGGCTATGGGATTTGGTTTgccggctgctgctggtgctgctgttgCCAACCCAGGTGTCACAGTTGTTGACATCGATGGGGATGGCAGCTTCCTCATGAACATTCAGGAGTTGGCTATGATCCGCATTGAGAACCTCCCAGTGAAGGTGTTCGTGCTAAACAACCAGCACCTGGGGATGGTGGTGCAGTGGGAGGACAGGTTCTACAAGGCCAACAGAGCACACACATACTTGGGGAACCCAGAGAATGAGAGTGAGATATATCCAGATTTCGTGACGATTGCCAAAGGGTTCAACATTCCAGCAGTCCGTGTGACCAAGAAGAGCGAAGTCCGTGCAGCAATCAAGAAGATGCTTGAGACTCCAGGGCCGTACCTGTTGGATATCATCGTCCCGCACCAGGAGCATGTGTTGCCTATGATCCCGAGCGGTGGTGCTTTCAAGGACATGATCCTGGATGGCGATGGCAGGACCGTGTACTGA